The following are encoded together in the Juglans microcarpa x Juglans regia isolate MS1-56 chromosome 2D, Jm3101_v1.0, whole genome shotgun sequence genome:
- the LOC121248541 gene encoding uncharacterized protein LOC121248541 isoform X2 produces MEICSTINEKWRFCIFACFVGSIILLYCLNHDQDSVNLLVSGNTDISTTSSNDSEQHSAADMAFAASGNIAITMTSSNHSNQHSAADMQFLQPSNTTGNGTNVNEKEDSCNIFDGMADQILNTKIGADKQRGVRFLGLMVQIC; encoded by the exons ATGGAGATTTGTTCCAccataaatgaaaaatggaggTTCTGCATATTTGCATGCTTCGTAGGCTCCATCATCCTGCTTTACtgtctgaatcatgaccaagaCAGCGTAAACCTTTTGGTCTCGGGGAACACTGACATATCCACGACATCATCCAATGACTCGGAGCAGCATTCAGCAGCTGACATGGCTTTCGCTGCTTCCGGAAACATTGCCATAACCATGACATCGTCCAACCACTCGAATCAACATTCAGCAGCTGACATGCAGTTCTTGCAACCATCGAACACAACAGGAAATGGAACAAACGTAAACGAGAAGGAAGATAGCTGCAATATCTTTGATG GAATGGCAGACCAGATTTTGAATACGAAAATTGGAGCTGACAAGCAAAGAGGTGTCAGATTCCTAG
- the LOC121248541 gene encoding uncharacterized protein LOC121248541 isoform X1 — protein sequence MEICSTINEKWRFCIFACFVGSIILLYCLNHDQDSVNLLVSGNTDISTTSSNDSEQHSAADMAFAASGNIAITMTSSNHSNQHSAADMQFLQPSNTTGNGTNVNEKEDSCNIFDGMADQILNTKIGADKQRGVRFLGKKLKACQHTHTYMQI from the exons ATGGAGATTTGTTCCAccataaatgaaaaatggaggTTCTGCATATTTGCATGCTTCGTAGGCTCCATCATCCTGCTTTACtgtctgaatcatgaccaagaCAGCGTAAACCTTTTGGTCTCGGGGAACACTGACATATCCACGACATCATCCAATGACTCGGAGCAGCATTCAGCAGCTGACATGGCTTTCGCTGCTTCCGGAAACATTGCCATAACCATGACATCGTCCAACCACTCGAATCAACATTCAGCAGCTGACATGCAGTTCTTGCAACCATCGAACACAACAGGAAATGGAACAAACGTAAACGAGAAGGAAGATAGCTGCAATATCTTTGATG GAATGGCAGACCAGATTTTGAATACGAAAATTGGAGCTGACAAGCAAAGAGGTGTCAGATTCCTAGGTAAAAAGTTAAAAGCTTGccaacacacacatacatatatgcaaatataa